One Dysosmobacter welbionis DNA segment encodes these proteins:
- a CDS encoding transporter substrate-binding domain-containing protein — MKNMKKLWAALLALAMTFSLAACGGTSDEDAATDDQPTGEEVSGDTAPESDVAYIQDKGTLVVGITYFAPMDYKEEGSDEWIGFDADLAKLFAESLGVSVEFQEITWDYKVEELDSRAIDCVWNGMTLTDDVLAAMGTSNPYCTNYQTLVYPADRAAEFEGLTSLEGLNIAVESGSAGEDAAVALGATTVPVQAQSNALMEVAAGTSDAAVIDVLMAAEMTGEGTSYADLIYSLNLNEAQDLPSEEYGVGFRQGSDLVDAFNTFLAEKTADGTVLEVATTYGLQDAVILE; from the coding sequence ATGAAAAACATGAAGAAGCTGTGGGCAGCGCTGCTGGCCCTGGCCATGACCTTCTCTCTGGCCGCCTGCGGCGGAACCTCTGACGAGGACGCCGCCACTGATGACCAGCCCACAGGGGAAGAAGTCTCCGGTGACACCGCTCCCGAGAGCGACGTGGCCTATATCCAGGATAAGGGCACCCTGGTGGTGGGCATTACCTACTTTGCCCCCATGGACTACAAGGAAGAGGGCAGCGATGAGTGGATCGGCTTTGACGCCGACCTGGCCAAGCTGTTTGCCGAGAGCCTGGGCGTCTCCGTGGAGTTCCAGGAGATCACCTGGGACTACAAGGTGGAAGAGCTGGACTCCCGGGCCATCGACTGCGTGTGGAATGGTATGACTCTCACCGACGACGTTCTGGCTGCTATGGGTACGTCCAACCCATACTGCACCAACTACCAGACTCTGGTCTATCCTGCCGACCGGGCCGCTGAGTTCGAGGGCCTGACCTCTCTGGAGGGCCTGAACATCGCTGTGGAGTCCGGCTCCGCCGGTGAGGATGCCGCCGTGGCCTTGGGTGCCACCACCGTGCCGGTCCAGGCCCAGTCCAACGCCCTGATGGAGGTTGCCGCCGGCACGTCCGACGCCGCCGTCATCGACGTGCTGATGGCCGCTGAGATGACCGGCGAGGGCACCAGCTACGCCGATCTGATCTACAGCCTGAACCTGAATGAGGCCCAGGACCTGCCCTCCGAGGAATATGGCGTGGGCTTCCGGCAGGGGTCCGACTTGGTGGACGCCTTCAACACCTTCCTGGCGGAGAAGACGGCTGACGGCACCGTGCTGGAGGTGGCTACCACCTACGGCCTGCAGGACGCCGTGATCCTGGAGTGA
- the pknB gene encoding Stk1 family PASTA domain-containing Ser/Thr kinase translates to MEHKDPYIGKMLDNRYEILERIGTGGMAIVYKAKCHRLNRLVAVKILKSDLAQDEDFRRRFNAESQAVAQLSHPNIVSVYDVSKGGDIEYIVMELIDGITLKQYMEKRGQLNWRESLHFITQIMRGLSHAHSRGIVHRDIKPQNVMVLRDGSVKVADFGIACLENAAQTLTQEALGSVHYISPEQARGDRTDARSDIYSAGVVLYEMLTGRLPFEGDSAVSVAIQHLSSVPLAPREVNPDIPEQLELICMKAMAPDLEKRYPSADAMIADLEAFRKNPGVNLDFELSDLRPEETDEPTQKLRSAVPPQLHRQGREPSYERGRRWEEDRYEDEQPSRLSGGKKIALIGGGAVVVVVVLFFLFRAIFASFVPAAPDTYTVPKLVGMTEEQANEQASVADGTFQVVVAGTEASDAAVGEIVRQDPEPDTEKKGELPITINVWVSAGEDVGTMPDLTTKPMTYDQAMTILQDLVAEYELNVQPYEETQKEYDDELAVDVIKSTTPAANEELHKGDTITFVLSRGPQTVPLIDFTNRERAWAEDQLKNVLGLEVEVHEEANDTVEAGLVIRQNPTATTQVPAGSTVELWVSTGPESGGNEDLQMEPLIIALPTDRETAEVQIVVDGVIKVNESVPCRDGNYVYELYGTGTVSVEVYVDGVMDVNNTREVTFGE, encoded by the coding sequence ATGGAACACAAGGACCCGTATATTGGAAAAATGCTGGACAACCGCTATGAGATTCTGGAGCGTATCGGCACCGGGGGCATGGCGATTGTGTACAAGGCCAAGTGCCACCGGCTGAACCGCCTGGTGGCCGTCAAGATTCTCAAGAGCGACCTGGCCCAGGACGAGGACTTCCGCCGCCGGTTCAACGCAGAATCCCAGGCAGTCGCCCAACTGTCTCACCCCAACATCGTATCGGTGTACGACGTGTCCAAGGGCGGCGATATCGAGTATATCGTCATGGAGCTGATCGACGGCATCACGCTGAAGCAGTACATGGAGAAGCGGGGGCAGCTGAACTGGCGGGAGTCGCTGCACTTCATTACACAGATCATGCGGGGCCTCAGCCACGCCCACAGCCGGGGCATCGTCCACCGGGATATCAAGCCCCAGAACGTGATGGTGCTGCGGGACGGCAGCGTGAAGGTAGCCGACTTCGGCATCGCCTGCCTGGAGAACGCCGCCCAGACCCTGACCCAGGAGGCTCTGGGCTCCGTCCACTACATCTCTCCGGAGCAGGCCCGCGGGGACCGCACCGACGCCCGCAGCGACATCTATTCCGCCGGCGTGGTGCTGTATGAGATGCTCACCGGCCGCCTGCCCTTTGAGGGGGACAGCGCCGTATCCGTGGCCATCCAGCACCTGAGCTCCGTGCCCCTGGCTCCCCGGGAGGTGAATCCGGACATCCCCGAGCAGCTGGAGCTGATCTGCATGAAGGCCATGGCACCGGATCTGGAGAAGCGCTACCCCTCCGCAGACGCGATGATCGCAGATCTGGAGGCCTTTCGGAAGAACCCCGGCGTGAATCTGGACTTCGAGCTGTCCGACCTGCGGCCGGAGGAGACCGACGAGCCCACTCAGAAGCTCCGCTCCGCTGTGCCGCCCCAGCTCCACCGGCAGGGCCGGGAGCCCTCCTATGAGCGGGGACGCCGGTGGGAGGAGGATCGCTACGAGGACGAACAGCCCTCCCGCCTCAGCGGCGGCAAGAAGATCGCGTTGATCGGCGGCGGTGCCGTAGTGGTCGTGGTGGTCCTGTTCTTCCTGTTCCGGGCCATCTTCGCCTCCTTTGTCCCGGCGGCGCCGGACACCTACACCGTACCCAAGCTGGTGGGCATGACGGAGGAGCAGGCCAACGAGCAGGCCAGTGTGGCGGACGGCACCTTCCAGGTGGTGGTGGCGGGCACCGAGGCCAGCGACGCCGCCGTGGGTGAAATCGTCCGCCAGGACCCGGAGCCGGACACGGAGAAGAAGGGTGAGCTGCCCATCACCATCAACGTCTGGGTCAGCGCCGGTGAGGACGTGGGCACCATGCCGGACCTGACCACCAAGCCCATGACCTATGACCAGGCCATGACCATCCTGCAGGATCTGGTGGCGGAATATGAACTGAACGTCCAGCCCTATGAGGAGACCCAGAAGGAGTACGATGACGAGCTGGCCGTTGACGTCATCAAGTCCACCACCCCGGCGGCGAATGAAGAACTCCACAAGGGGGACACCATCACCTTTGTCCTCAGCCGGGGACCCCAGACCGTGCCGCTGATCGATTTCACGAATAGGGAACGTGCCTGGGCGGAGGACCAGCTGAAGAACGTGCTGGGCCTGGAGGTCGAGGTCCATGAGGAGGCCAACGACACTGTGGAAGCGGGTCTGGTTATCCGTCAGAACCCGACGGCTACCACGCAGGTGCCTGCCGGCAGCACAGTGGAGCTGTGGGTCAGCACCGGCCCGGAGAGCGGCGGCAATGAAGACCTGCAAATGGAACCGCTGATTATCGCCCTGCCCACAGACCGGGAGACAGCAGAAGTTCAGATCGTGGTGGACGGAGTGATCAAGGTCAACGAGTCGGTCCCCTGCCGAGATGGCAACTATGTCTATGAGCTGTACGGCACCGGAACGGTCTCCGTGGAGGTGTACGTGGACGGCGTGATGGATGTGAACAATACCCGTGAGGTGACCTTCGGTGAGTGA
- a CDS encoding protein phosphatase 2C domain-containing protein, with the protein MNQMNVWGMTDIGLVRKENQDAYVTAQHTASGRTVGVVCDGMGGPAGGRVASQIAVSVYLEELEKLLTADQTPQQLLEASAQAAALANQAIQAEAERREECRNMGTTLVSAISYDGGVVVTNVGDSRAYHITEDGITRITKDHSLVESMVDRGDITAEEARRHPSRNLITRALGPDISADCDGYICPMNAGEYLLLCSDGLVNTVTDQEMLFEVIHGTGRTPAWTGCSPSPSARARRTMSRPS; encoded by the coding sequence ATGAACCAAATGAACGTCTGGGGCATGACCGACATCGGCCTTGTCCGGAAGGAGAACCAGGACGCCTACGTCACGGCGCAGCACACGGCCTCCGGCCGCACGGTGGGCGTGGTGTGCGACGGCATGGGCGGCCCCGCCGGGGGCCGTGTGGCCAGCCAGATCGCCGTCTCCGTCTATCTGGAGGAGCTGGAGAAGCTCCTGACGGCGGATCAGACCCCTCAGCAGCTGCTGGAGGCATCCGCCCAGGCGGCAGCCCTGGCCAATCAGGCCATTCAGGCGGAGGCAGAGCGCCGGGAGGAATGCCGGAACATGGGCACTACCCTGGTGTCCGCCATCTCCTATGACGGCGGCGTGGTGGTCACCAACGTGGGGGACAGCCGGGCTTATCACATCACGGAGGACGGCATCACCCGCATCACCAAGGACCACTCCCTGGTGGAAAGCATGGTAGACCGGGGAGACATCACCGCTGAGGAGGCCCGCCGCCACCCCAGCCGCAATCTCATCACCCGGGCCCTGGGACCGGACATCTCCGCCGACTGTGACGGGTACATATGCCCGATGAACGCCGGGGAGTACCTGCTACTGTGTTCCGACGGACTGGTGAACACCGTCACCGATCAGGAGATGCTCTTCGAGGTCATCCACGGGACGGGCCGGACACCTGCCTGGACCGGCTGCTCGCCATCGCCAAGCGCCAGGGCGCGCCGGACAATGTCACGGCCGTCCTGA
- the spoVM gene encoding stage V sporulation protein SpoVM: protein MRIVVWKSPKALSGILRKLFKISE from the coding sequence ATGCGAATTGTAGTGTGGAAGTCCCCCAAAGCCCTCAGCGGCATTCTGCGGAAGCTGTTCAAGATTTCGGAATAA
- the rsgA gene encoding ribosome small subunit-dependent GTPase A, which yields MSEGRIRKALSGFYYVDTGSEVLTCRARGKFRKEGISPLVGDRVEVRELGNGEGFVEAILPRKNAFSRPAVANIDQLVVIASGAIPKTDPFLIDRVAAIAALKGCSVMVLLNKCDLDCADALYAIYAAAGFPTLRVSAETGEGIEELKPLIAGKLSAFTGNSGVGKSSILNALDPAFQLQVGDVSQALGRGRHTTRHVELFHLSCGADVVDSPGFSSFETDELNLELKHRLPETFVEFRPYLDQCRFVGCSHTKEKGCAVLEAVRAGKIQRSRHASYVRLYEELKPLQDWQERKK from the coding sequence GTGAGTGAGGGACGGATCCGAAAGGCCCTCAGCGGCTTCTACTATGTGGACACCGGCAGCGAGGTGCTCACCTGCCGGGCCCGGGGCAAGTTTCGGAAGGAGGGCATCTCCCCTCTGGTGGGGGACCGGGTGGAGGTCCGGGAGCTGGGGAACGGCGAGGGCTTTGTGGAGGCCATCCTGCCCCGGAAGAACGCATTTTCCCGGCCGGCGGTGGCCAACATCGACCAGCTGGTGGTCATCGCCTCCGGTGCCATCCCCAAAACAGACCCGTTCCTCATTGACCGGGTGGCGGCCATCGCAGCACTGAAAGGATGCAGCGTGATGGTGCTGCTGAACAAATGCGATCTGGACTGTGCCGATGCGCTGTACGCCATTTACGCAGCCGCCGGATTTCCAACTCTGCGGGTCAGCGCGGAGACCGGGGAGGGGATCGAGGAATTGAAGCCCCTGATCGCCGGGAAGCTGTCTGCCTTTACAGGGAATTCCGGTGTGGGAAAGTCCAGCATCCTGAATGCCCTGGATCCGGCGTTTCAGCTCCAGGTGGGGGATGTGAGCCAGGCGCTGGGCCGGGGACGCCACACCACCCGGCACGTGGAGCTGTTCCACCTGAGCTGCGGGGCGGACGTTGTGGACTCCCCGGGCTTCTCCTCCTTTGAGACCGATGAGCTGAATCTGGAGCTGAAGCACCGCCTGCCGGAGACCTTTGTGGAGTTCCGGCCTTATCTGGACCAGTGCCGCTTCGTGGGGTGCAGCCACACCAAGGAGAAGGGCTGCGCCGTGCTGGAGGCGGTGCGCGCTGGCAAGATCCAACGGAGCCGCCACGCCAGCTATGTGCGCCTGTATGAGGAGCTGAAGCCCCTCCAGGACTGGCAGGAGCGGAAGAAGTGA
- a CDS encoding amino acid ABC transporter ATP-binding protein produces the protein MAILEVHHIEKHFGATRVLEDISFDLEQGQALAIIGSSGSGKTTLLRCLNFLEKPEQGTISVAGNLIFDAADPATQRESEVRKKRLHFGLVFQSFNLFPQYTALKNVTLARELLAQEQPDFKQNKKQILEEIQADGRELLAKMGLSERANHYPSQLSGGQQQRVAIARALALHPDILCFDEPTSALDPELTGEVLRVIRELAEQRTTMIIVTHEMAFARDVADQVIFMDGGVIVEQGDAHQVIEHPREERTRQFLARYSEG, from the coding sequence ATGGCAATTCTGGAAGTACATCACATTGAAAAGCATTTCGGCGCCACCCGGGTGCTGGAGGACATCAGCTTTGATCTGGAGCAGGGCCAGGCCCTGGCCATCATCGGCTCCTCCGGCTCCGGCAAAACCACCCTGCTGCGGTGCCTGAATTTCCTGGAGAAGCCGGAGCAGGGTACCATCTCTGTGGCGGGTAATCTGATTTTTGACGCCGCTGATCCCGCCACCCAGCGGGAGAGCGAGGTGCGGAAGAAGCGGCTCCACTTCGGGCTGGTGTTTCAGTCCTTCAATCTGTTCCCCCAATACACGGCGCTGAAGAACGTCACCCTGGCCCGGGAGCTGCTGGCCCAGGAGCAGCCGGACTTCAAGCAGAACAAAAAGCAAATCCTGGAGGAGATCCAAGCGGACGGCCGGGAGCTGCTGGCGAAGATGGGCCTCAGTGAGCGGGCAAATCACTACCCCAGCCAGCTCTCCGGCGGACAGCAGCAGCGGGTGGCCATCGCCCGGGCCCTGGCCTTGCACCCGGACATCCTCTGCTTTGACGAGCCCACCTCCGCCCTGGACCCGGAACTCACCGGCGAGGTGCTTCGGGTCATTCGGGAGCTGGCGGAACAGCGGACCACCATGATTATCGTCACCCATGAGATGGCCTTTGCCCGGGATGTGGCAGACCAGGTGATCTTCATGGACGGCGGCGTCATCGTGGAGCAGGGTGACGCCCACCAAGTCATTGAGCACCCCAGGGAGGAACGGACCCGTCAGTTCCTCGCCCGATATTCCGAGGGATAA
- a CDS encoding amino acid ABC transporter permease — MIEFFTSSTFRTVLSALNSGFLKTLQLFFITLIGALPLGLVISFGSMSRFPPLRWLTRLVVWVIRGTPLVLQIIALFYVPGIQKWFNWPSGESGRMMAVCVAFIINYACYFSEIYRGGIQGVPKGQQEAGQVLGMTKAQIFRHITLLQMIKRIVPPISNEIITLVKDTSLARVIALQEVIWMGESFMKGNSGIAGLVWPLFFTAVYYLIFSGIVTVLLGKLEKKLDFFQ; from the coding sequence ATGATTGAATTTTTTACCTCCAGCACATTCCGGACCGTGCTGTCGGCCCTGAACAGCGGATTTCTCAAGACCCTTCAGCTGTTTTTCATCACCCTGATCGGGGCACTGCCCCTGGGCTTGGTTATCAGCTTCGGTTCCATGAGCCGCTTTCCTCCCCTGCGGTGGCTGACCCGCCTGGTGGTCTGGGTCATCCGGGGCACGCCTCTGGTGCTGCAAATCATTGCACTGTTCTATGTGCCCGGCATCCAGAAGTGGTTCAACTGGCCCAGCGGTGAGTCCGGGCGGATGATGGCCGTGTGTGTGGCCTTCATCATTAATTACGCCTGCTACTTCTCCGAGATCTACCGGGGCGGCATCCAGGGAGTGCCGAAGGGCCAGCAGGAGGCAGGCCAGGTCTTGGGCATGACCAAAGCCCAGATCTTCCGCCACATCACCCTGCTGCAGATGATCAAGCGAATCGTCCCCCCCATCTCCAACGAGATCATCACGTTGGTGAAGGACACCTCCCTGGCCCGGGTCATCGCATTGCAGGAGGTCATCTGGATGGGCGAGTCCTTTATGAAGGGCAACTCCGGCATTGCGGGCCTGGTGTGGCCCCTGTTCTTCACCGCTGTCTACTATCTGATCTTCAGCGGCATCGTCACGGTGCTGCTGGGCAAGCTTGAAAAAAAGCTGGACTTCTTTCAGTAA
- the rsmB gene encoding 16S rRNA (cytosine(967)-C(5))-methyltransferase RsmB gives MRAPNARDTALRVLVSCRTAGAWADAALRVQLRRDGLSGPEAALCSRIVYGVMQNRLLLDFYLGAYCSQKADHLQPPLLEILRIGAYQILFLDKIPHSAAVNQAVEQAKDNGRAKAAGLVNAVLRQLSRNKVHLPRIPDQDALHSLSIRYSHPKWLVKRLQAILGPETEACLAADNAPAPLTIQVNPLKAAAEELTAELVASGVIVRPHPWVSGCLELDHAGDLTALEPFRTGKFLVQDPAARLVSQIAGVGPGMRVLDVCAAPGGKSFSAAFAMEDQGEILACDLHENKLKRIREGADRLGLACIRAEAADGRTFRPEWEARFDVVLVDAPCSGFGIIRKKPDVRYKKPDDLFALPVIQRAILDNAARYVRPGGTLVYSTCTILPEENEGVSDSFLAEHPDFCRTPFSLSGPVGETEGQVTLWPHRHGTDGFYICRMTRN, from the coding sequence ATGAGGGCCCCTAATGCCCGGGACACCGCCCTGCGCGTCCTGGTGAGCTGCCGCACGGCCGGGGCCTGGGCGGATGCGGCCCTGAGGGTCCAGCTCCGCCGGGACGGCCTGTCCGGACCAGAGGCGGCGCTGTGCAGCCGCATCGTCTACGGCGTGATGCAGAACCGGCTGCTGCTGGACTTCTACCTGGGTGCCTACTGCTCCCAAAAGGCCGACCACTTGCAGCCGCCGTTGCTGGAAATTCTGCGGATTGGGGCTTATCAAATTCTGTTTCTGGATAAAATTCCCCACAGCGCCGCTGTCAATCAGGCGGTGGAGCAGGCCAAGGACAACGGCCGGGCCAAGGCAGCCGGACTGGTGAACGCGGTGCTGCGGCAGCTCTCCCGGAACAAGGTGCACCTGCCGAGGATCCCGGACCAGGATGCACTGCACAGCCTCTCCATCCGGTACAGCCATCCCAAGTGGCTGGTGAAACGCCTCCAGGCCATTCTGGGGCCGGAGACGGAAGCCTGCCTTGCGGCCGACAACGCTCCGGCGCCGCTGACGATTCAGGTGAATCCGCTGAAAGCTGCTGCGGAGGAGCTGACGGCGGAGCTGGTGGCATCCGGCGTGATTGTCCGGCCCCATCCTTGGGTGTCCGGATGCCTAGAGCTGGACCACGCCGGGGACCTGACGGCGCTGGAGCCCTTCCGAACGGGAAAATTCCTGGTCCAGGACCCGGCGGCTCGGTTGGTATCCCAAATCGCCGGGGTGGGGCCGGGAATGCGGGTGCTGGACGTGTGCGCCGCACCGGGAGGCAAGTCTTTCTCCGCCGCCTTCGCGATGGAGGACCAGGGGGAGATTTTGGCCTGCGACCTTCACGAGAACAAGCTGAAGCGCATCCGGGAGGGAGCGGACCGGCTGGGACTCGCCTGCATCCGGGCAGAAGCCGCCGACGGCCGGACATTCCGGCCGGAGTGGGAGGCGCGGTTCGATGTGGTGCTGGTAGACGCCCCCTGCTCGGGTTTCGGCATCATCCGGAAGAAGCCGGATGTCCGGTACAAAAAGCCTGACGACCTGTTCGCCCTGCCGGTGATCCAGCGGGCGATCTTGGACAACGCCGCCCGGTACGTGAGGCCCGGCGGCACGCTGGTGTACTCCACCTGCACGATCCTGCCGGAGGAGAACGAGGGTGTATCCGACAGCTTCCTGGCAGAGCACCCGGACTTTTGCCGCACGCCCTTCTCCCTGTCCGGACCGGTGGGGGAGACCGAGGGCCAGGTGACTCTGTGGCCCCACCGCCACGGCACCGACGGCTTTTACATCTGCCGCATGACGCGGAATTGA
- a CDS encoding DUF3794 and LysM peptidoglycan-binding domain-containing protein: MELELKKACFDAYEAAGELTLTQEETAETIVPDYCPDIARIIETTGKVFLHSREMRDGRAEISGTVRVTVLYTPEGEGGIRTLEFAMPFTVETDGRSLPDCAALLADTEPELLETRMLNPRKVFTHCKLVTRLTGYQRRPLCFCTDAEAGPELCIEKKQEQQHAIVLTHIAEKDFTFSEQMDLSPGREGAAEILTSRVNSTVTETKIVGSKLLFKGIFTVSLLYRTADGRCCAASGELPFSQILEVEGAPEGAEPSVRLQFTGADLQVDGADAEGREIAVTLYLHATALLRQTQELTLLSDLYSTAYDLTYDAAPLELTSFREQFTRRQTVREVLEIGVVADSILALSVTCGAVSVSREGAGVVLRTGASVRALYLDEGGVPLVAERSIDVSCQLELPEDCRVAARAVCPEEVQGSLTDRGIEVRFPVDFRAEAAQRVKRVCVSAGKINTDAPKETTGAPSLVLRCLGKQETAWDLAKRYNTTIGVILAANQLETEGDISRDQLLLIPRKRT, encoded by the coding sequence ATGGAACTGGAATTGAAAAAGGCCTGCTTCGACGCCTATGAGGCGGCGGGAGAGCTGACATTGACTCAGGAGGAGACAGCGGAGACCATCGTGCCGGACTACTGTCCGGACATTGCGCGGATCATCGAGACCACGGGCAAGGTGTTCCTGCACAGCCGGGAGATGCGGGACGGCAGGGCAGAGATCTCCGGCACCGTCCGGGTGACGGTGCTGTACACGCCGGAGGGGGAGGGGGGCATCCGGACCCTGGAATTTGCCATGCCCTTCACGGTGGAGACCGACGGACGCAGTCTGCCGGACTGCGCGGCGCTGCTGGCGGACACGGAGCCGGAGCTTCTGGAGACCCGGATGCTGAACCCCCGCAAGGTCTTCACCCACTGCAAGCTGGTGACGCGGCTGACAGGCTATCAGCGCAGGCCCTTATGCTTCTGCACGGATGCAGAGGCGGGGCCGGAACTGTGCATCGAAAAAAAGCAGGAGCAGCAGCACGCCATCGTCCTGACCCACATTGCGGAGAAGGACTTCACCTTCTCCGAACAGATGGACCTGTCCCCGGGCAGAGAGGGAGCGGCGGAGATCCTCACCAGCCGGGTGAACAGCACTGTGACGGAGACGAAGATCGTGGGCAGCAAGCTGCTGTTCAAGGGTATCTTCACCGTCAGCCTCCTGTACCGGACGGCGGACGGCCGCTGCTGCGCCGCGTCCGGAGAGCTGCCGTTCTCTCAGATCCTGGAGGTGGAAGGCGCCCCGGAGGGCGCGGAGCCATCGGTGCGCCTCCAGTTCACCGGCGCGGATCTGCAGGTCGACGGCGCCGACGCCGAGGGCCGGGAGATCGCGGTGACGCTGTACCTCCACGCCACAGCTCTGCTGCGCCAGACCCAGGAACTGACGCTCCTCAGTGACCTCTACTCCACTGCCTATGATCTGACTTATGACGCCGCGCCTCTGGAACTCACCAGCTTTCGAGAACAGTTCACCCGCCGTCAGACGGTGCGGGAGGTGCTGGAGATCGGTGTGGTGGCGGATTCCATCCTGGCCCTCTCCGTCACCTGCGGAGCTGTTTCCGTCAGCCGGGAGGGGGCGGGCGTGGTCCTGCGGACCGGGGCGTCTGTCCGGGCACTGTATCTGGACGAGGGGGGCGTGCCTCTGGTGGCGGAGCGGAGCATCGACGTCAGCTGCCAACTGGAGCTGCCGGAGGACTGCCGGGTCGCTGCCCGGGCCGTCTGCCCGGAAGAGGTCCAGGGCAGCCTGACGGACCGGGGCATCGAGGTCCGGTTCCCGGTGGACTTCCGGGCGGAGGCGGCCCAGCGTGTGAAACGGGTGTGCGTGTCCGCAGGAAAGATCAATACAGACGCGCCTAAGGAGACCACCGGCGCGCCGTCCCTGGTGCTGCGTTGCCTGGGGAAGCAGGAGACCGCCTGGGATCTGGCGAAACGGTACAACACCACCATCGGCGTGATCCTGGCAGCCAATCAACTGGAGACGGAAGGAGATATCTCCCGGGACCAGCTGCTGCTGATCCCCCGGAAGCGGACCTGA
- the spoIVA gene encoding stage IV sporulation protein A — translation MNTSIYQNIATRTAGDIYIGVVGPVRTGKSTFIKRFMETQVIPNIDNVYRKERARDELPQSGSGRTIMTAEPKFVPEEAAQIQLPDGASFSVRLIDCVGYMVKGAIGQMEDDTPRMVTTPWYDHEIPMTEAAEIGTRKVIAEHSTIGIVITTDGTISDIPREDYLEAEERVIRELQELGKPFIVLLNSADPRGDRAQAIAKDISSRYEVNCMAVNCLELDEDAVAAILKAVLYEFPMQELDLFLPPWVDALPADHPIKAGLYDAIRQNTAQLRHIREVEGVIAALGESEHISEARISAIDLGTGVAAARLALPRELFYKTLSEQSGFEVGDDGDLMSLLTKLAAVKAEYDKVAGALHDVRETGYGIVVPGIDELKLEEPEIMKQGGRYGVRLKASAPSIHMIRADIETAVSPIVGNEKQSEDMVNYLLQEFEGDTSKIWQSNIFGRSFHELVNEDLQAKLKRMPEDARRKLQETLTRIINEGSGGLICIIL, via the coding sequence ATGAATACCAGTATCTATCAGAATATCGCCACCCGCACCGCTGGGGATATCTACATCGGCGTGGTGGGCCCCGTGCGCACCGGGAAGTCCACCTTCATCAAGCGGTTCATGGAGACCCAGGTGATCCCCAACATCGACAACGTCTACCGCAAGGAGCGGGCCCGGGATGAGCTGCCTCAGAGCGGCTCTGGCCGGACCATCATGACCGCCGAGCCCAAGTTCGTCCCGGAGGAGGCTGCCCAGATCCAGCTGCCGGACGGGGCGAGCTTTTCCGTGCGGCTGATCGACTGTGTGGGATACATGGTGAAGGGCGCCATCGGCCAGATGGAGGACGACACCCCCCGGATGGTCACCACCCCCTGGTACGACCATGAGATCCCCATGACCGAGGCGGCGGAGATCGGCACCCGGAAGGTGATCGCCGAGCACTCCACCATCGGCATCGTCATCACTACCGACGGCACCATCTCCGACATCCCCCGGGAGGACTACCTGGAAGCGGAGGAGCGGGTGATCCGGGAGCTGCAGGAGCTGGGGAAGCCCTTCATCGTCCTGCTGAACTCCGCAGACCCCCGGGGCGACCGGGCCCAAGCCATCGCCAAGGACATCTCCTCCCGGTATGAGGTGAACTGCATGGCCGTCAACTGCCTGGAGCTGGACGAGGACGCCGTGGCCGCCATCCTGAAGGCGGTGCTCTACGAGTTCCCCATGCAGGAGCTGGACCTGTTCCTGCCCCCCTGGGTGGATGCCTTGCCGGCGGACCATCCTATCAAAGCGGGCCTGTATGACGCCATCCGTCAGAACACCGCCCAGCTCCGCCACATCCGGGAGGTGGAGGGCGTCATCGCCGCCCTGGGGGAGAGCGAGCACATCAGTGAGGCCAGAATCTCAGCCATCGACCTGGGCACCGGCGTGGCCGCCGCACGGCTGGCCTTGCCCCGGGAGCTGTTCTACAAGACCCTGTCGGAGCAGTCCGGCTTTGAGGTGGGGGATGATGGGGATCTGATGAGCCTGCTGACGAAGCTGGCGGCGGTGAAGGCGGAGTACGACAAGGTAGCCGGCGCCCTCCACGACGTCCGAGAGACGGGCTACGGCATCGTGGTCCCCGGCATCGACGAGCTGAAGCTGGAGGAGCCGGAGATCATGAAGCAGGGCGGCCGGTACGGCGTGCGGCTGAAGGCCAGCGCCCCCAGCATCCACATGATCCGGGCGGACATCGAGACTGCCGTCAGCCCCATCGTGGGCAACGAGAAGCAGTCCGAGGACATGGTGAACTACCTGCTGCAGGAGTTTGAAGGGGATACCAGCAAGATCTGGCAGTCCAACATCTTCGGACGCAGCTTCCACGAGCTGGTGAACGAGGATCTGCAGGCAAAGCTCAAGCGGATGCCGGAGGACGCCCGGCGGAAGCTCCAGGAGACCCTGACCCGCATCATTAATGAGGGCAGCGGGGGACTCATCTGCATCATTCTGTGA